In Ruminococcaceae bacterium BL-6, a genomic segment contains:
- a CDS encoding protein of unknown function (Evidence 5 : Unknown function) — translation MKRKAIWQVIYEHIYHQPWGTQGYMELNRIKIPKYLLNSYPSDYKVKLYYKRFLKHGYLDQPITLKTKKLKNGEKIVFLNNGYIRFLIAANQLDEYRKIHNIMNYYDIPEELRYVPVKFKKE, via the coding sequence TTGAAAAGAAAAGCAATTTGGCAGGTTATCTATGAACATATTTATCATCAGCCGTGGGGCACCCAAGGATATATGGAACTAAATCGAATTAAAATTCCTAAATATCTTTTAAACTCTTATCCTAGTGATTACAAGGTTAAGTTATATTACAAACGATTTTTAAAACATGGTTATTTAGATCAGCCCATTACTCTTAAAACCAAAAAATTAAAGAACGGAGAAAAAATTGTTTTTCTTAACAACGGATATATAAGATTTCTAATAGCGGCAAATCAATTAGACGAATATCGAAAGATACATAATATTATGAATTATTACGATATTCCAGAAGAGTTAAGATATGTTCCAGTAAAGTTTAAAAAGGAGTGA
- a CDS encoding protein of unknown function (Evidence 5 : Unknown function) — protein MSVEKNTYGIIGYNLTDIKDILLTEKIFESEKYEDLTCYQRVGNIQAFTDPMNGNYFYFGYIFFESDDSYEDVMRSITLSEARNKKKEIEQTFKKYFNYIPDIEPKIIVFNEYR, from the coding sequence TTGAGTGTAGAAAAAAATACATATGGAATTATCGGTTATAACCTTACAGATATCAAGGATATACTTTTAACAGAAAAGATATTTGAGTCAGAAAAATATGAAGATTTAACTTGTTATCAAAGGGTCGGTAATATTCAAGCATTTACAGATCCAATGAACGGTAATTATTTTTATTTTGGATATATATTTTTTGAATCTGATGATAGCTATGAAGATGTTATGCGTTCGATTACTTTGTCAGAAGCAAGAAACAAAAAGAAAGAAATTGAACAAACATTTAAAAAATATTTTAATTATATTCCAGATATAGAACCTAAAATTATTGTATTTAATGAATATAGATAA
- a CDS encoding conserved protein of unknown function (Evidence 4 : Unknown function but conserved in other organisms) → MDNVLCNTATSYIDLLNYYTGEHFTVNQLTEYDTTKVLPKQYSKLAAGLWNWPVLYKHVQPLTDSQQYIKRLCDNTDIEVYVISISHPDVMKSKSDFIRREYPFIQNVILIDSNNYKCKQLLNFDCLVDDNPTNLVGGLYQKILLSYYWNKSFNTSFNGIVRCNDWNDIYNEIMRILKAKQGVWDLVN, encoded by the coding sequence TTGGATAACGTGCTTTGTAACACAGCCACAAGTTATATAGATTTACTTAATTATTATACTGGAGAACATTTTACAGTAAATCAACTAACGGAATATGATACAACAAAAGTGTTACCAAAACAGTATAGTAAATTAGCCGCAGGTCTTTGGAACTGGCCTGTTTTATATAAGCATGTTCAACCATTAACAGATAGCCAACAGTATATTAAGCGATTATGTGATAATACAGATATCGAAGTTTATGTAATATCTATATCACATCCAGATGTTATGAAATCAAAGTCAGATTTTATTCGACGAGAATATCCCTTCATTCAAAATGTAATTTTAATTGATAGCAACAATTATAAATGTAAGCAATTGTTAAATTTTGATTGTTTAGTTGATGATAATCCTACAAATTTAGTAGGTGGATTATATCAAAAAATTTTATTATCGTATTACTGGAATAAGTCTTTTAATACCTCGTTTAACGGAATAGTACGGTGTAATGATTGGAATGATATATACAACGAAATCATGAGGATATTAAAAGCGAAACAGGGAGTTTGGGACTTGGTGAACTGA
- a CDS encoding DNA_LIGASE_A3 domain-containing protein: protein MDTIEICKLLQSTNSKKDKEQILKDNHNNDEFKSIMQFVFDPYVTTGISTKKLNKNVLQNPTKRLNSIFDVMSYLKSNNTGTDEVIANIQNFLNYQNNQNKEFYKSIVTKSLTIGCDAKSLNKIYGNNFIKTFNVMLANKFWEHEDKIKKSPFIVTQKLDGCRAVIFNYPDHVQAFTRQGQVYDGLVDIENEMKTLPNGFVYDGELIAVNPENLSSKDLYRKTVSIVRKDGIKQNVIFHVFDILPIEDFENGLSECVCKERKDFLHESITNIKLNWIWEVPVLYYGTDKDKVIDWLNYMTDRNYEGVMVNLADAPYSCKRTSDILKVKKMQSVDLKITGFEEGEGRLKGTLGRMNVNYKDQTVGCGAGFTDTERQWIWENQDKLIGRIAEIRYFEESENAKTHDVSLRFPVFKTLREKGKEESYN from the coding sequence ATGGATACTATTGAAATTTGTAAATTACTTCAATCTACAAATTCTAAAAAGGATAAGGAACAGATTTTAAAGGATAATCATAATAACGATGAGTTTAAGTCTATTATGCAATTTGTATTTGATCCATATGTGACCACAGGAATATCAACTAAAAAACTTAATAAGAATGTTTTGCAGAATCCAACAAAACGATTAAATTCTATTTTTGATGTGATGAGTTATCTTAAATCTAACAATACAGGCACGGATGAGGTTATTGCAAATATACAAAACTTTTTAAACTATCAGAACAATCAGAATAAAGAATTTTATAAATCCATTGTCACAAAATCTTTGACTATCGGATGTGACGCGAAAAGTTTAAATAAGATTTATGGAAATAATTTTATTAAAACATTTAATGTAATGTTAGCCAATAAGTTTTGGGAACATGAAGATAAGATTAAAAAATCGCCTTTTATTGTTACGCAAAAACTTGACGGTTGCCGCGCAGTAATATTTAATTACCCAGATCATGTTCAAGCGTTTACACGGCAGGGGCAAGTATATGATGGTTTAGTTGATATTGAAAATGAAATGAAAACCCTTCCTAATGGCTTTGTTTACGACGGTGAATTAATCGCTGTCAATCCAGAAAATCTATCATCTAAAGATTTGTACCGTAAAACTGTTAGTATTGTAAGAAAAGATGGAATTAAGCAAAACGTAATCTTTCATGTGTTTGATATACTTCCGATTGAAGACTTTGAGAATGGATTATCCGAATGTGTTTGTAAAGAAAGAAAAGACTTTTTACATGAAAGTATAACAAATATCAAATTAAACTGGATTTGGGAAGTACCTGTGCTTTATTACGGAACCGATAAGGATAAAGTAATTGATTGGTTAAATTATATGACAGATAGGAACTATGAGGGAGTTATGGTAAATCTCGCTGATGCACCTTATTCTTGTAAACGTACCTCGGATATTCTGAAGGTAAAAAAGATGCAGTCTGTTGATTTAAAAATTACTGGGTTTGAAGAAGGAGAGGGTAGATTAAAAGGTACTCTCGGAAGAATGAATGTAAATTACAAAGATCAAACAGTAGGCTGTGGGGCTGGTTTTACAGATACGGAAAGACAATGGATATGGGAAAATCAAGATAAACTTATTGGTAGAATTGCAGAGATTCGGTATTTTGAAGAATCGGAAAATGCAAAGACACACGATGTATCATTAAGATTTCCTGTGTTCAAAACCTTGCGCGAAAAAGGTAAAGAAGAAAGTTATAATTAA
- a CDS encoding protein of unknown function (Evidence 5 : Unknown function): MKIKIKKNEILWVTISDENHIPRFAITSDRMRSTYFLYSINEKGDTTKIKQSQDPLKLNEYVDTKM, translated from the coding sequence ATGAAAATCAAGATAAAAAAGAATGAAATTTTATGGGTTACTATTTCAGATGAAAATCATATTCCAAGGTTTGCTATAACGTCAGATCGTATGAGATCAACATACTTTTTGTATTCAATCAATGAAAAGGGTGATACAACTAAAATAAAACAATCGCAAGATCCGTTAAAATTAAATGAATATGTCGATACTAAAATGTGA
- a CDS encoding protein of unknown function (Evidence 5 : Unknown function) yields MKKVFETFEMILGIILIICGILMIVFNEPISSIGFGIQSIGFGIVVVFAMLAVKNNS; encoded by the coding sequence ATGAAAAAAGTATTTGAAACATTTGAAATGATTCTTGGAATTATACTTATTATTTGCGGAATTTTAATGATTGTTTTTAATGAACCGATTAGTAGTATTGGCTTTGGAATTCAATCTATTGGTTTTGGAATTGTTGTTGTTTTTGCCATGCTAGCTGTAAAAAATAATAGCTAA
- a CDS encoding Hydrolase_2 domain-containing protein, which translates to MQKIGLLCLMILTFLFLGNSTNKYNKVVRTTTPIHAVARMPVELEKRKVQLTKAPTTVKKEKPKYSQKDLYYLTAVIYQEARGEECSDEMQRMVANVVINRVAHPDFSNSIHAVLTAKYQYGNMWKNGVKIPPGANKEIVQRCEKNAKYILEGNRVCPSNILYQSEFRDLGDGIYKQFKTKYGTMYFNYSIRK; encoded by the coding sequence TTGCAAAAAATTGGTCTGTTGTGTCTGATGATTTTAACGTTTTTATTTTTAGGCAATAGTACTAATAAGTATAATAAAGTAGTCAGAACAACTACACCAATTCATGCCGTGGCAAGAATGCCTGTTGAATTGGAAAAGAGAAAAGTTCAATTAACTAAAGCTCCAACCACTGTTAAAAAAGAAAAGCCTAAATATTCTCAAAAAGATTTGTATTATCTTACGGCTGTCATTTATCAAGAAGCCAGAGGAGAAGAATGTTCTGATGAAATGCAAAGAATGGTTGCAAATGTAGTAATTAACCGTGTTGCCCATCCAGACTTTTCTAATTCTATTCATGCCGTTTTAACTGCAAAATATCAATATGGTAACATGTGGAAAAACGGAGTCAAAATTCCTCCGGGTGCAAATAAAGAAATAGTTCAACGCTGTGAAAAGAACGCGAAATATATCTTAGAAGGAAACAGAGTGTGCCCGAGTAATATTTTATATCAGTCAGAATTTCGTGACCTAGGGGACGGAATTTATAAGCAATTTAAAACTAAATATGGAACGATGTATTTCAACTATAGCATAAGGAAGTGA
- a CDS encoding conserved protein of unknown function (Evidence 4 : Unknown function but conserved in other organisms): MAEDFEDLFEYPTVWPNTNGGDLSVWKTVDHCDDYNPTYYHIEIEGYIGYKTLQDAVNYYQDMLDKLTVWIISYKKDHPNRDDEKYKKYDADLVYHTRDIEVRYNNDCYWIFTEPPEFPYIDGCKEWLEDVVKQLKTIKEK; the protein is encoded by the coding sequence ATGGCAGAAGATTTTGAGGATTTGTTTGAATATCCTACAGTATGGCCAAACACTAACGGTGGAGATTTAAGTGTATGGAAAACAGTAGATCATTGCGACGATTATAATCCAACTTATTATCACATTGAAATCGAAGGGTATATTGGATATAAGACTCTTCAAGATGCAGTCAATTATTATCAGGATATGTTAGATAAACTAACTGTTTGGATAATTTCATATAAGAAGGATCACCCAAACAGAGATGATGAAAAATATAAGAAATACGACGCTGACTTAGTTTACCATACCAGAGATATAGAAGTAAGATATAATAATGATTGTTATTGGATATTTACAGAACCACCAGAATTTCCGTATATAGATGGATGTAAAGAATGGTTAGAAGATGTGGTTAAACAATTAAAAACTATTAAGGAGAAATAA
- a CDS encoding conserved protein of unknown function (Evidence 4 : Unknown function but conserved in other organisms): MKCPVCGADLTDLWRVGNFVRINNSLNHDKIYGGQFGVITKITDNNYYYITVYNKRSGRYWLCGFEHDEFVVLEENIEEFYNAYQHWREG; encoded by the coding sequence ATGAAATGTCCAGTTTGTGGTGCTGATTTAACTGATTTATGGCGTGTTGGCAATTTTGTAAGAATTAACAATAGTTTAAATCACGACAAAATCTATGGAGGACAATTCGGAGTAATTACAAAAATAACAGATAATAATTATTATTATATTACAGTTTATAATAAGCGAAGTGGTCGATATTGGCTGTGCGGATTTGAGCATGATGAATTTGTTGTTTTAGAAGAAAATATTGAAGAATTTTATAATGCTTATCAGCATTGGAGAGAAGGATAA
- a CDS encoding protein of unknown function (Evidence 5 : Unknown function) translates to MIKSHKEKVIQEKSIVDNIICNCCGRPIGKENKNLIGEPIFDEYLEINKLWGYLSNKEGEEDSFHICESCYDKWVSTFKIPIKKVIV, encoded by the coding sequence ATGATTAAGTCTCACAAGGAAAAAGTAATTCAGGAAAAGTCTATTGTAGATAATATAATTTGTAATTGCTGTGGTAGGCCAATAGGAAAAGAAAATAAGAATTTAATTGGAGAACCCATATTCGACGAATACCTTGAAATTAATAAATTGTGGGGATATTTAAGTAATAAAGAAGGAGAAGAAGATAGTTTTCATATTTGTGAAAGCTGTTATGATAAATGGGTTTCTACATTTAAAATTCCAATTAAGAAGGTGATTGTATAA
- a CDS encoding protein of unknown function (Evidence 5 : Unknown function), whose amino-acid sequence MISDYNKTKVAGYVANIEHRSGGLYFGNIYLIEKLNNDNFNKIEVVDTELTYKNIDEKSIDITGFITYVKRKYDENQDKKE is encoded by the coding sequence GTGATTAGTGATTATAATAAAACAAAAGTCGCAGGATATGTCGCAAACATTGAACATAGAAGCGGAGGACTTTATTTTGGAAATATTTATTTAATCGAAAAATTAAATAATGACAATTTCAATAAAATAGAGGTAGTAGATACCGAATTAACATATAAGAATATTGATGAAAAATCTATAGATATAACAGGATTTATTACCTATGTAAAGCGTAAATATGATGAAAATCAAGATAAAAAAGAATGA
- a CDS encoding protein of unknown function (Evidence 5 : Unknown function), with the protein MLAEYESKCKFNGSVQLMPEEVQAYIQAKDKTKYLKSIGKMIK; encoded by the coding sequence ATGTTAGCCGAATATGAAAGTAAATGCAAATTTAATGGAAGTGTTCAACTAATGCCTGAAGAAGTTCAGGCTTACATACAAGCGAAAGATAAGACTAAATATTTAAAGTCGATTGGAAAGATGATTAAGTGA
- a CDS encoding conserved protein of unknown function (Evidence 4 : Unknown function but conserved in other organisms), whose protein sequence is MKIENVKIYDLNESIKASKYSMSVDTDNCNSDITSTVVKLAQTPKGSGEDQFLTGVRVAFDLTCSNKMWVELERYRFMEFVTSQSTMHRISKFDLSKQYNQYVDKRIIDIMNELKSRYNQSHDKKDYLKLLYSNPSGFELTARLTTNYRCLKTVYFQRHDHSLPEWPEFCRWIGTLPKAHALIIGDDTN, encoded by the coding sequence GTGAAAATAGAAAACGTAAAAATTTATGATTTAAATGAGAGTATTAAAGCAAGCAAATATTCAATGTCTGTAGATACTGATAACTGTAATTCAGACATTACTTCAACAGTAGTAAAACTTGCTCAAACACCTAAAGGTTCTGGAGAAGATCAATTTCTTACTGGTGTTCGTGTCGCCTTTGATTTGACTTGCAGTAATAAGATGTGGGTAGAATTGGAACGCTATAGGTTCATGGAATTTGTCACAAGTCAGTCTACGATGCATCGCATTTCTAAATTTGACCTATCTAAACAATATAATCAATATGTAGATAAAAGAATAATTGATATTATGAATGAACTTAAAAGCAGATATAATCAAAGTCACGACAAAAAAGATTATCTTAAATTACTTTATAGTAATCCATCAGGATTTGAACTAACAGCAAGATTAACTACTAATTATAGATGTTTGAAAACAGTCTATTTTCAACGTCACGATCATTCACTTCCTGAATGGCCTGAATTTTGTAGATGGATTGGAACTTTACCAAAAGCACATGCTTTGATTATTGGAGATGATACCAATTAA
- a CDS encoding protein of unknown function (Evidence 5 : Unknown function), which yields MKSLNENNIYHSYDYDIDKLEEMLKYLTIWQTRFDDVKHKEGK from the coding sequence TTGAAATCTTTGAATGAAAATAATATTTATCATAGTTATGACTATGATATAGATAAATTAGAAGAAATGTTGAAATATCTAACAATTTGGCAAACAAGGTTTGACGATGTAAAACATAAGGAGGGAAAATAA
- a CDS encoding conserved protein of unknown function (Evidence 4 : Unknown function but conserved in other organisms), with protein MEKYFIVTDQNLLRKDYMNCLQNMKEVNIFAKKFMEDRGIETHKYSCDNNAFYIIPTDKDLVNYSKMLMNDIGNGLRRFKKNSKIAKAWIQTVKNNNIKILEIPYVPSCFKNTYGHTRSNLFMIDNVVYCCFEIEHDFETPEGMTEIKASEYYRVIEDHEEEFK; from the coding sequence ATGGAAAAATATTTTATTGTAACAGATCAAAATCTACTTAGAAAAGACTATATGAATTGTTTGCAGAATATGAAAGAAGTTAATATATTCGCAAAGAAGTTTATGGAAGATCGTGGAATTGAAACCCATAAATACTCATGTGACAATAATGCTTTTTATATTATACCAACAGATAAAGACCTTGTAAACTATTCGAAAATGCTAATGAATGATATTGGTAATGGGCTTAGAAGATTTAAGAAAAATTCTAAAATTGCAAAAGCATGGATTCAAACAGTTAAAAACAATAATATTAAAATTTTAGAAATACCTTATGTTCCTTCTTGTTTTAAGAATACTTACGGTCACACGAGAAGCAACCTATTTATGATTGATAATGTAGTTTACTGCTGTTTTGAAATAGAACATGATTTTGAAACACCAGAAGGTATGACAGAAATTAAAGCAAGCGAATATTATAGGGTTATTGAAGATCATGAAGAAGAGTTTAAATAA
- a CDS encoding putative GuKc domain-containing protein (Evidence 3 : Putative function from multiple computational evidences) — translation MIPIKTKYLYCLLAPSGSGKDVVSNELHKRYGLAKIPSYTTRPRRINDPNDINSHIFTNQAGFDLIKNDLFCYDHYSGFDYGATEEQAKEYSLYIVNASGVRWGKENYCGNVKLKVIYLSVPEDVRKNRMMLRGDSWKQINQRLLDDSIEFKNAKELADVVIKNDDLNKCVKQIWNYIQSCEGDDIT, via the coding sequence ATGATACCAATTAAAACTAAATATCTTTATTGTCTATTGGCTCCTAGTGGATCTGGAAAAGATGTAGTTTCAAACGAATTACATAAACGATATGGTCTTGCAAAAATTCCTAGTTATACTACAAGACCGCGCAGAATAAACGATCCAAATGATATAAACAGCCATATTTTTACAAATCAAGCAGGATTTGATTTAATTAAAAACGATCTATTTTGTTATGATCATTATTCTGGTTTTGATTATGGCGCAACAGAGGAACAGGCAAAAGAATATAGTTTATACATTGTAAACGCATCCGGAGTCCGTTGGGGCAAAGAAAATTATTGTGGAAACGTCAAACTAAAGGTTATCTATTTATCTGTTCCAGAAGATGTCAGAAAAAACAGGATGATGCTAAGAGGTGACAGTTGGAAACAAATTAATCAAAGACTTTTAGACGATTCTATAGAATTTAAAAATGCAAAAGAATTAGCTGATGTAGTAATTAAAAATGATGATTTGAATAAATGCGTAAAACAAATATGGAACTATATACAATCATGTGAAGGAGATGATATTACATAG
- a CDS encoding conserved protein of unknown function (Evidence 4 : Unknown function but conserved in other organisms), translating into MSTIGSITNLSDAIDHGYDDREIKRGEIYYVDLEGVDYISSHVSIGKIRPCLIFSNDMGNAKSDIVVIALITSAEKRNYKFQYKFQINGRNSIVMCEQLLSCDQWRLKDKLGELTHEQMKEAEKALLYELGLTKLSLENVVDFDIISLVTKKTRTEETTYFEAKIEYEGNHVQTVNITLDRLKAFDSKINKDMEFTEIKKKLDSCRGLHWLVSNNEI; encoded by the coding sequence ATGTCTACCATCGGTTCAATCACAAACCTTTCGGATGCTATCGATCATGGTTATGATGACAGAGAAATTAAACGTGGAGAAATCTATTATGTTGATTTGGAAGGTGTCGATTATATTTCATCTCACGTATCTATTGGAAAAATAAGGCCATGCTTAATTTTCAGTAACGATATGGGAAATGCCAAAAGCGATATAGTAGTGATAGCGCTAATAACATCTGCTGAAAAACGGAACTATAAGTTTCAATATAAATTTCAGATCAACGGGAGAAATTCAATAGTAATGTGTGAGCAATTGCTTTCTTGCGATCAATGGAGATTAAAAGATAAACTCGGTGAGTTAACTCATGAACAAATGAAAGAAGCAGAAAAGGCTTTGTTATATGAATTAGGGTTAACTAAGCTTTCTCTTGAAAATGTAGTTGATTTTGATATTATAAGTTTAGTAACAAAGAAAACCAGAACAGAAGAAACTACTTATTTTGAAGCAAAAATTGAATACGAAGGCAATCACGTTCAAACTGTGAATATTACTCTTGATAGACTTAAAGCTTTCGACTCGAAAATTAATAAGGATATGGAGTTTACCGAGATCAAGAAAAAACTTGATAGCTGTCGTGGATTACATTGGCTTGTATCAAATAATGAAATCTAA